The nucleotide sequence AAACTGGAAGTCGGGACCGGCATTGTTGGCGTGACCATCGAGCGCACCCGCGAAACGGCTTACAGCGCTGCGGCGGATACGCTGTTTGCCTATGGTGGTGCCGCTGGATGACGCTGGTCGTCAAACTCGGCGGCAGCCATGCGGATACGCCTTTGCGACTGGACTGGTTGCTGGCGATTGGCCGTGGTGCCGGGCGGATCGTGCTGGTGCCGGGGGGCGGCCCTTTTGCGGATACTGTGCGGGCGATGCAGCCCGTGATTGGTTTCCACGATGCGGCGGCGCATGAAATGGCGCTGCTTGCGATGGCCCAGTTTGGTCTGGCGCTGTGCGGCAGTGAAGCCGGGCACGAAGCGCGCCTCGTTCCGGCGACGTCCGTGACGGAGATTGAAACGGCGCTTGGCGATGGTCTGGTACCAGTCTGGATGCCGGCGGCGATGCTGCGTAGCGCTCCAGATATTCAGGAATCATGGGATGTGACCTCGGACAGCCTTGCCATCTGGCTGGCAAACCGGCTTGGGGCCGAGGCTGTGCTGATTATCAAGCGAGATTCGGCGGGGAGCGTGGATGCTGCTTTTCAGGCGATGCGGGCGCGCTACCGGGGGCGGGTGCTGATCGCCGGGCCGGAAGATATTCCCGTCTCCGGGCTGGATGCAGCCCATCCGCCGGGACATGAAAGGGTCGTGGTATGAGCGGATCGCTCAAGGAAGAAATGGACGCGCTGGCTGAGGAAAGCCGCCATATTGTCAAACCACGCTGGGGTTGGGCGCTGACCGGATCGGGGCATTACTTCACCGAATGTCTGGACTTGATCCGCAGTCTGGATCATGTCGATCTGTTCGTCAGCAAAGCGGCGGCGGAAGTGGTCAGGATGTACCACAAAGATCTGAAACTACCGGACAATATCCGCATTTTCCGTGATACGACTGCCAGTGCGGCGCCAGTCGGTAATTTCTATTTCGGTGTTTACCATACCTTGGTTGTCGCGCCGGCAACATCGAATACGGTTGCAAAATGCGTGGTTGGAATCTCGGATAATCTGGCCACCAACGTGTTTGCACAGGCGGGTAAATGCCGTGTGCCCACCATCGTCTTCGCTTGCGATACCGCACCGGAAATGGATACGGAAGCTCCGTCCGGCATGGTGAAAGTCTATCCGCGCCGGATTGATCTTCAGAACACCGAACGCCTGCGTGATTTCGAAGCGACGACTGTTGTCGAAACATATGAGGATTTGCAGGCCGCGATTGACGGTCGCCGTAGCGCGTTCGCTCAATCCCGGTAAATCAGCGCCATGGCCGACGCCTCTGCCGAACACATCGTTTTTTTGACTGGACATCTGGCGGAAGCCAGATTGCGCGATGTGCTGCAAGGGTTGGGTCAGACTTCCTTTACCTGGGAAGTGGCCAATGTCGGCGTGAAGGTCGCGGCGTTGATGACCGGAGCCATCGTTCAGCGTCGTCTGAAAACGCCGGTACAGGCAGACCGGGTGATCTTTCCTGGCCGGGCCGGGATCGATCCGGATGAAATGCAGGCCCATTTCGGGGTGCGTTTTGAACGGGGGCCGGAGGAACTGGCCGATCTGCCGCGTTTCCTGGGGCGGAAAGGTGGTCCTCCTGATTTATCGAAGCATGATCTGAGAATTTTTGCGGAGATCGTCACGGCGATTGATCTT is from Granulibacter bethesdensis and encodes:
- a CDS encoding flavoprotein, with translation MSGSLKEEMDALAEESRHIVKPRWGWALTGSGHYFTECLDLIRSLDHVDLFVSKAAAEVVRMYHKDLKLPDNIRIFRDTTASAAPVGNFYFGVYHTLVVAPATSNTVAKCVVGISDNLATNVFAQAGKCRVPTIVFACDTAPEMDTEAPSGMVKVYPRRIDLQNTERLRDFEATTVVETYEDLQAAIDGRRSAFAQSR